One window from the genome of Labeo rohita strain BAU-BD-2019 chromosome 10, IGBB_LRoh.1.0, whole genome shotgun sequence encodes:
- the rhbdd2 gene encoding rhomboid domain-containing protein 2, whose product MNSTLNSWKKTFADYVPDIELTCGVVIVIVLSCVFSVIPYYLNISEHFFSLESSAVTGGHVYKFFTYFLYHKNMIHLFLSAFLMAFPCRGLERGIGTVRFLYRSLVLSSICGLLYVLLESLLFYPPSRSSVNGLAPLALSVLGMMTINSAMRKAYIMGVSVPTASLPWIILIIITLFLPNTVFLCNVLAIVTGILHGKGWFSLLEISESRASVLEKKFPFRLLKQIPGVQFIPASTEERNKPLDLTKIPPGSYPVQAYAPVNVTNGQVAGRLPNTFDGWPVSLYPQQQYTFTSPYVGVSGGHNHGHGHGHGHSHGHHHGHSHHTSSPWMQTSPYAQHQFRPPSVNMAGQPFTKLPQPGVPFVPPISQSESEVPTFPTTPSGASVTLSS is encoded by the exons ATGAATAGCACTTTAAATAGCTGGAAGAAGACGTTTGCAGATTATGTACCGGATATAGAGTTAACCTGTGGGGTAGTGATTGTGATCGTGCTGTCATGTGTTTTTAGTGTCATACCTTATTACTTAAATATCTCAGAGCATTTTTTCAGTCTGGAGTCCAGTGCTGTCACCGGCGGCCATG TCTACAAATTCTTCACCTATTTCCTCTACCACAAGAATATGATCCATTTGTTTCTAAGTGCCTTCCTGATGGCGTTTCCCTGTAGAGGGCTGGAGCGAGGAATCGGAACAGTCAGATTCCTCTACCGGTCACTGGTGCTGTCATCCATCTGTGGACTCCTTTATGTGCTCCTGGAGTCACTGCTGTTCTACCCCCCCAGTAGGAGCTCAGTAAATGGGCTCGCCCCATTAGCCCTGTCTGTCCTGGGAATGATGACCATCAATTCTGCTATGCGGAAGGCGTATATTATGGGCGTCAGCGTGCCTACTGCATCTCTCCCCTGGATTATTCTAATAATTATAACTCTGTTCTTGCCAAACACCGTCTTCCTTTGCAACGTCCTGGCCATTGTTACAGGAATCTTAC ATGGAAAGGGATGGTTTTCACTGTTAGAGATATCAGAATCTAGAGCTTCCGTCTTGGAGAAGAAGTTCCCTTTTCGCTTGCTAAAACAGATACCTGGTGTCCAGTTCATCCCTGCATCGACCGAAGAGCGCAACAAGCCACTTGACCTCAC AAAAATTCCACCAGGGTCATACCCTGTCCAGGCCTACGCTCCAGTAAATGTCACCAATGGTCAAGTTGCAGGACGTCTTCCCAACACATTTGATGGTTGGCCAGTCTCACTCTATCCTCAACAGCAATACACATTTACTTCACCTTACGTTGGAGTCAGCGGTGGTCACAATCACGGACATGGACACGGTCATGGTCACAGCCATGGACATCATCACGGGCACAGCCATCACACCAGTAGCCCGTGGATGCAAACGTCCCCATACGCTCAGCACCAGTTCAGGCCGCCTTCAGTTAACATGGCAGGGCAGCCTTTCACTAAACTACCTCAACCAGGAGTGCCATTTGTTCCTCCAATCTCACAGTCAGAGTCTGAAGTGCCTACATTTCCCACGACTCCTTCTGGAGCCTCTGTGACATTGTCATCTTAG
- the pora gene encoding LOW QUALITY PROTEIN: NADPH--cytochrome P450 reductase (The sequence of the model RefSeq protein was modified relative to this genomic sequence to represent the inferred CDS: inserted 1 base in 1 codon) produces the protein MEDSESQLPSDQDQTPEPLLSSLDIFLFSLVAGLLIYWFFFRKKPEPVLDIKPFHAVPPPITESSFIEKMKKTNRNIVVFYGSQTGTAEEFANRLAKDAHRYGMKGMAADPEEYDMSELSRLKEIPNSMAVFCMATYGEGDPTDNAQEFYDWMQGADDDLEGVNFAVFGLGNKTYEHYNAMGKYTDKKLAELGXKRVFDLGLGDDDSNLEEDFISWKEQFWPAVCEFFGVEATGEDSSIRQFELVVHNDINMNQVYTGEMGRLKSFQTQKPPFDSKNPFLSPVTVNRKLNKGGNRHLMHIELNITDSKIRYDAGDHVAVYPTNDAAVVNRIGERLGIDLDTVISLKNLDEECNKKHPFPCPTTYRTALTHYLDVNNTPRTNVLYELAQYASDPQEQENMRKMASASPEGKALYQSWVLDSERNILAILEDLPSLNPPIDHLCELLPRLQARYYSIASSSKVYATSIHICAVVIEYTTKTGRVFKGVATNWLKNKEVTDNGHKHTVPMYVRRSQFRLPFKPSNPIIMIGPGTGIAPFMGFIQERAWQKEQGKDVGETILFFGCRHKNEDFLYQEELEKFEREGVLTQLSVAFSRDQEHKIYVQHLLKKNKEQLWKLIHLNNAHIYVCGDARNMARDVHAAFYEIAEEVGGLTHTQAVDYFKKLMTKGRYSQDVWS, from the exons ATGGAGGACAGTGAATCCCAGCTGCCTTCTGATCAGGATCAGACTCCGGAGCCTCTCCTCAGCTCTCTGGACATCTTCCTCTTCTCTCTAGTCGCAGGACTGCTTATCTACTGgttcttcttcagaaaaaaGCCAGAGCCGGTTCTGGATATCAAGCCATTCCATGCAGT ACCACCACCTATAACTGAGAGCAGCTTTATTGAGAAAATGAAGAAAACG AACCGAAACATTGTGGTGTTTTACGGATCCCAAACAGGGACTGCTGAGGAATTTGCTAACAGGCTGGCAAAAGATGCCCATCGCTACGGCATGAAAGGCATGGCTGCTGACCCAGAGGAGTATGACATG TCTGAGCTGTCTAGACTGAAAGAGATTCCTAATTCCATGGCGGTGTTCTGCATGGCAACCTATGGAGAGGGAGACCCCACAGACAACGCTCAGGAGTTCTACGATTGGATGCAAGGAGCTGATGACGATCTAGAAGGAGTCAATTTTGCC GTGTTTGGTTTAGGAAATAAAACATACGAGCATTACAACGCCATGGGCAAGTATACGGACAAGAAGCTTGCTGAACTTG GGAAAAGGGTCTTTGATCTGGGCCTTGGGGATGATGACAGCAA CTTGGAGGAGGATTTTATCTCTTGGAAGGAACAGTTCTGGCCTGCAGTATGTGAGTTCTTTGGCGTGGAGGCTACAGGAGAAGACAGcag CATTCGGCAGTTTGAACTGGTGGTTCATAATGACATCAATATGAATCAAGTGTACACCGGAGAGATGGGGCGGCTCAAAAGCTTTCAGACACAGAAACC ACCGTTTGACTCAAAAAATCCTTTTCTATCACCTGTAACTGTTAATCGTAAACTGAACAAAGGAGGAAACCGGCACCTGATGCACATCGAGTTAAATATCACTGACTCTAAAATCAG ATATGATGCTGGAGACCATGTTGCTGTTTACCCCACAAATGATGCAGCGGTGGTAAACAGAATAGGAGAGAGACTCGGAATAGATCTTGATACTGTAATCTCTCTCAAAAATCTTGATG AGGAGTGCAATAAAAAGCACCCGTTCCCTTGTCCAACCACGTACCGCACTGCACTGACCCATTACCTTGATGTCAACAACACGCCTCGCACAAACGTGCTGTATGAGCTGGCGCAGTATGCTTCTGATCCACAAGAACAAGAGAACATGCGCAAGATGGCATCTGCTTCACCTGAAGGAAAG GCTTTATATCAGAGTTGGGTTTTGGATTCTGAGAGGAACATATTGGCTATTCTAGAGGATCTACCTTCCCTGAACCCTCCTATAGACCACCTGTGTGAGCTACTCCCTCGACTTCAGGCTCGATACTATTCCATTGCCTCCTCCAGCAAG GTCTATGCAACCTCTATCCACATCTGTGCTGTGGTGATAGAGTACACCACCAAGACAGGAAGAGTCTTCAAGGGTGTGGCTACCAACTGGCTCAAGAACAAAGAAGTAACCGATAACGGCCACAAACACACTGTTCCCATGTATGTTAGGAGATCCCAATTCCGCCTGCCGTTCAAACCCAGTAATCCTATAATCATGATTGGGCCTGGCACTGGCATCGCCCCCTTCATGGGCTTCATCCAGGAGAGAGCATGGCAGAAAGAACAAG GGAAGGATGTTGGTGAGACAATACTTTTCTTTGGTTGTCGCCATAAGAACGAGGACTTCCTGTACCAGGAGGAACTGGAGAAGTTTGAGAGGGAGGGTGTGCTGACACAGCTTAGCGTTGCCTTTTCCAGAGACCAGGAGCACAAG ATCTATGTGCAGCATCTTCTGAAGAAAAACAAGGAGCAGTTGTGGAAgctcattcatttaaataatgccCATATCTATGTTTGTGG AGATGCACGTAACATGGCTCGGGACGTGCACGCGGCCTTTTATGAGATTGCGGAGGAGGTGGGCGGCCTGACGCACACTCAAGCTGTGGACTATTTCAAGAAGCTGATGACCAAGGGCCGTTACTCACAGGACGTTTGGAGCTAA
- the tmem120aa gene encoding ion channel TACAN: protein MLFNPTGLNECLQEWEDLEKDYQQVQETHRLYKQKLEEVSKLQDSCSSSIARQRKKLKDLNESLQECRAVANPEDVNKVDEIHDSIKERSNVFSEMEAFLPKKNELYLSLVLGNVNVTLLNKQSKFAYKDEYEKFKLYLTVLLLLFSFTCRFLVTYRVLDALFNFLLVWYYCTLTIRESILINNGSKIKGWWVFQHYVSTFLSGVMLTWPDGELYQMFRNQFLSYSMYINFVQFLQYYYQSGCLYRLRALGERHNMDLTVEGFQSWMWRGLTFLLPFLFLGHFFQLYNGITLFQMAQLPEWKEWQVLMCGSTFLVLFMGNFFTTLGVVYHKYMDQDKAKAL from the exons ATGTTATTTAACCCGACTGGTTTAAACGAATGTTTACAAGAATGGGAGGATTTGGAAAAAGACTATCAACAAGTTCAG GAGACACATCGACTTTACAAACAAAAGCTGGAGGAGGTTTCGAAACTGCAGGACAGCTGTTCTTCATCCATTGCCAGGCAGAGGAAGAAGTTAAAGGATCTCAACGAATCCTTGCAGGA atgcagagcgGTAGCAAATCCAGAAGATGTAAACAAAGTAGACGAGATCCATGATTCTATAAAGGAACGATCAAACGTCTTTTCTGAGATGGAGGCCTTCCTGCCGAAGAAAAATGA GTTATACCTCAGTCTTGTGCTTGGAAATGTTAACGTTACACTCCTTAACAAGCAGTCCAA GTTTGCCTATAAAGATGAGTATGAGAAGTTCAAACTATACTTGACTGTGCTGCTCTTGTTGTTCTCATTCACCTGTCGGTTTTTGGTCACCTACAG GGTTCTAGATGCACTTTTCAACTTCCTGTTGGTGTGGTATTATTGTACATTGACGATAAGAGAGAGCATCCTCATTAATAATGGTTCCAA GATCAAGGGCTGGTGGGTGTTTCAACACTATGTTTCAACATTTCTCTCTGGAGTAATGCTGACCTG GCCAGATGGTGAACTTTACCAGATGTTCAGAAATCAGTTCCTGTCCTACTCCATGTATATAA ATTTTGTTCAGTTTCTCCAGTACTATTACCAGAGTGGCTGCTTATATAGACTCAGAGCTCTTGGAGAAAGACACAACATGGACCTCACAGTTG AGGGGTTTCAGTCCTGGATGTGGAGGGGTCTGACCTTTCTCCTGCCTTTCCTTTTCTTGGGCCAT TTTTTCCAGCTTTATAATGGAATTACACTATTCCAAATGGCCCAGCTACCAGAATGGAAAGAGTGGCAG GTTCTGATGTGTGGCTCTACTTTCCTTGTTTTGTTCATGGGAAATTTCTTCACCACTCTCGGTGTTGTTTACCACAAGTACATGGATCAGGACAAAGCAAAAGCTTTATGA